The following proteins are co-located in the Solea solea chromosome 21, fSolSol10.1, whole genome shotgun sequence genome:
- the fbxl15 gene encoding F-box/LRR-repeat protein 15: protein MSKEAKIPRCHLLDLPWEDVLIPHILNYLPLQHLVSLQRVSKQFHSLIQVYLANCRTFDMIGLCIPKEAFCSMLKDCKALQSLSLQNCSDWVTDKELLPVIGENQHLQKVDMSGCVWLTRHSLVAVSLSCMHLQHLGLAHCEWVDSLSLRSLVDHCRGLLSIDLTACRQLKDDAICYLAKKCSKLKSLSLAVNANITDESVEEVAKNCRSLEQLDLTGCLRVRNQSIRTLAEYCPQLQSLKVNHCHNVTESSLDPLRKRNVVIDVEPPLQRALVLLQDVLGFAPIINLQI from the exons ATGAGTAAAGAAGCTAAAATTCCAAG ATGCCATCTCTTGGACCTGCCCTGGGAGGATGTGCTTATTCCACATATACTGAATTATCTGCCGCTGCAACACCTGGTCAGCCTGCAGCGGGTTAGCAAGCAGTTTCACAGCCTCATCCAGGTGTACCTGGCCAACTGCAGGACTTTTGATATG ATTGGATTATGCATTCCCAAGGAAGCATTTTGTTCCATGTTAAAGGACTGCAAAGCTCTCCAGAGCCTGTCACTCCAGAACTGCTCAGACTGGGTGACAGATAAAGAGCTGCTGCCAGTTATCGGCGAGAACCAGCATCTGCAGAAAGTGGACATGAGCGGGTGTGTTTGGCTTACCCGCCACTCCCTGGTGGCCGTGTCCTTGAGCTGCATGCATCTCCAGCACCTTGGTCTGGCACACTGCGAGTGGGTGGACAGCCTGTCCCTGCGCAGCCTGGTTGACCACTGCAGGGGGCTGCTGTCGATCGACCTCACCGCCTGCAGACAGCTCAAGGATGACGCCATCTGCTACCTGGCCAAGAAGTGTTCGAAGTTGAAGTCTCTATCTTTGGCAGTTAATGCCAACATCACGGATGAGTCTGTGGAGGAAGTGGCCAAAAACTGCAGGAGTCTAGAGCAGCTGGACCTGACAGGTTGCCTCAGGGTCAGGAACCAGTCCATCAG AACTCTTGCTGAGTACTGCCCGCAGCTACAGTCCCTGAAGGTGAATCACTGCCACAATGTGACAGAGTCGAGCCTCGATCCTCTGCGCAAGCGCAATGTTGTGATCGACGTTGAACCACCCTTACAACGAGCTCTAGTTCTTCTTCAAGATGTGCTGGGATTTGCTCCTATTATCAATCTCCAGATATAA
- the ndufb8 gene encoding NADH dehydrogenase [ubiquinone] 1 beta subcomplex subunit 8, mitochondrial, whose translation MRTYIQWVGQQSLVNMAGVGFRGLARALCKANGSGVRALLPGCRAASGVTKDSLPGGFPETPEERAAAAKKYNIRVEDYEPYPDKGEGYGDYPKLPDRSQHERDPWYSWDHPDLRRNWGEPIHWNFDMFIRNRVDTSPSPVSWSTMCKQLFGFVGFMLFMFYVGEKLPSYQPVAPKQYPFNDLYLENGGDPEKQPEEVKNYEI comes from the exons ATGCGCACTTATATTCAGTGGGTCGGACAACAGTCGCTTGTAAACATGGCTGGTGTTGGCTTCCGTGGCTTGGCCCGGGCCCTCTGTAAAGCAAACGGGTCTGGCGTTCGGGCCCTTCTGCCGGGATGTAGAGCTG CCTCTGGTGTAACAAAGGACAGCCTACCTGGTGGTTTTCCGGAGACCCCCGAggaaagagctgctgctgctaagaAGTACAACATAAGGGTTGAGGACTATGAACCATATCCTGACAAGGGAGAGGG ATATGGTGATTACCCAAAACTTCCAGATAGATCTCAGCATGAGAGAGACCCCTGGTACAGTTGGGACCATCCAGATCTGAGGAGGAACTGGGGAGAGCCG ATCCACTGGAATTTTGACATGTTCATCAGGAACCGTGTGGATACATCTCCCAGTCCCGTGTCCTGGTCCACCATGTGCAAACAACTGTTTGGTTTTGTTGGGTTCATGCTGTTTATGTTCTACGTGGGAGAGAAACTCCCATCTTACCAACCTGTT GCTCCGAAACAGTATCCCTTCAATGACCTGTACTTGGAGAACGGAGGAGATCCTGAAAAGCAACCAGAGGAAGTCAAAAACTATGAAATCTAA
- the gpx9 gene encoding glutathione peroxidase 9, with protein sequence MANKSVYDFSAETLDGQLVPLSKYRGKVLLIVNVATFUGSTIEEYHRLNALMEMFGDVNFTVLAFSCNQFGLQSPEVNHETLNILKYVRPGGGFVPKFPVFGRVEVNGLNEEPLFSYLKESLSFVNPVIGDMKKFYWSPIKVNDIRWNFERFLVAADGLPFKRYELHCPFEKVEEDIAILL encoded by the exons ATGGCGAATAAATCAGTCTATGATTTCTCTGCTGAGACCCTGGATGGACAGCTGGTTCCGCTCAGTAAGTACAGGGGTAAGGTGCTTCTCATCGTCAACGTTGCCACCTTCTGAGGGTCAACAATAGAGGAG TACCACCGACTGAATGCACTGATGGAAATGTTTGGCGACGTCAACTTCACTGTCTTAGCATTTTCCTGCAACCAATTTGGTCTTCAGTCACCTG agGTCAATCATGAAACCCTCAATATATTGAAGTATGTGAGACCTGGTGGTGGATTTGTGCCAAAGTTTCCTGTCTTTGGCAGGGTCGAGGTGAATGGATTAAATGAAGAGCCTCTTTTTTCCTACCTAaag GAATCTTTGTCATTTGTGAACCCTGTTATTGGAGACATGAAGAAATTCTACTGGTCTCCAATCAAAGTTAATGACATTCGGTGGAACTTTGAGAGGTTTCTAGTTGCTGCAGATGGCTTACCCTTCAAGAG ATATGAACTTCACTGTCCCTTTGAGAAAGTGGAGGAGGACATAGCGATATTGCTGTGA